The following coding sequences lie in one Phragmites australis chromosome 8, lpPhrAust1.1, whole genome shotgun sequence genomic window:
- the LOC133927818 gene encoding putative laccase-9, which produces MMDGVVFWQIMKVNVTRLCRQKSILAVNGQFPGPTIYARKGDVVVVNVYNRGDKNITIHWHGVDQPRNPWSDGPEYITQCPIQPGAGFPYRVILSEEEGTLWWHAHSGFDRATVHGAIVIHPKRGTTFPFPFPFPFPFKKKPRAHLEEEEEEIPLIILGEWWRDDDPTQLLEEAKRTGRDVKPSDAITINGQPGDLFPCSRAGTFKVSVEHGKTYLLRVINAGLTNDMFFAVAGHRLTVVATDARYTKPFTVDHVMVASGQTVDVLLEAHRTTGRYYMAARTFVSSTKADFNNSTATAILEYTDAEKGRPPVFPINLPAVYNMDAATAYTARLRSLGSKDHPVDVPAHVDERMLVAMAVNLIACAPNATCSGPYGDRLAASLNNVSFENPSAVDILHAYYRHRSTRGVYEANFPDEPPFLFNFTEPATGLGRFTKRGTKVKVLEYGAAVEVVFQDTDILGTESHPMHLHGFGFYVVGRGFGSFNEYKDPATYNLVDPPRQNTVSVPKAGWAAIRFRAENPGVWFMHCHFDRHMLWGMDTVFIVKDGKTSGARMTRPPRNMPKC; this is translated from the exons ATGATGGATGGCGTGGTATTTTGGCAGATAATGAAGGTTAACGTCACCAGGCTGTGCCGGCAGAAGAGCATCCTCGCCGTGAACGGCCAGTTCCCCGGCCCAACCATCTACGCGCGCAAGGGtgacgtcgtcgtcgtcaacGTGTACAACCGTGGCGACAAAAACATCACCATCCACTG GCACGGCGTGGACCAGCCGCGGAACCCGTGGTCCGACGGGCCGGAGTACATCACGCAGTGCCCCATCCAGCCCGGCGCCGGCTTCCCCTACCGCGTCATCCTGTCGGAGGAAGAGGGCACGCTCTGGTGGCACGCGCACAGCGGCTTCGACCGCGCCACCGTGCACGGCGCCATCGTCATCCACCCCAAGCGCGGCAccaccttccccttccccttccccttccccttccccttcaaGAAGAAGCCGCGCGCGCacctggaggaggaggaggaggagatacCACTAATCATCCTCG GCGAGTGGTGGCGGGACGACGACCCGACCCAGCTCCTGGAGGAGGCCAAGCGGACCGGCCGCGACGTCAAACCTTCGGATGCCATCACCATCAACGGCCAGCCCGGCGACCTGTTCCCCTGCTCCAGGGCCGGCACCTTCAAGGTGTCCGTGGAGCACGGCAAGACGTACCTGCTCCGGGTGATCAACGCGGGGCTCACCAACGACATGTTCTTCGCCGTCGCCGGGCACCGCCTCACTGTGGTCGCCACCGACGCCCGCTACACCAAGCCGTTTACCGTGGACCACGTCATGGTCGCGTCGGGCCAGACCGTGGACGTGCTCCTCGAAGCCCACCGCACCACTGGACGGTACTACATGGCCGCGAGGACCTTCGTCTCCAGCACGAAGGCCGACTTCAACAACAGCACCGCCACGGCCATCCTGGAGTACACTGACGCTGAGAAGGGGAGGCCCCCAGTGTTCCCCATTAACCTGCCGGCCGTCTACAACATGGACGCCGCAACGGCGTACACGGCGCGGCTCCGGTCCCTGGGCAGCAAGGACCACCCGGTGGACGTGCCGGCGCACGTCGACGAGCGCATGCTCGTGGCGATGGCCGTCAACCTGATCGCCTGCGCGCCCAACGCGACGTGCAGTGGCCCCTACGGCGACCGCCTCGCGGCGAGCCTCAACAACGTCAGCTTCGAGAACCCGTCCGCCGTCGACATCCTCCACGCCTACTACCGCCACCGCTCCACCCGCGGCGTGTACGAGGCTAACTTCCCCGACGAACCGCCGTTCCTCTTCAACTTCACCGAACCGGCGACGGGGCTCGGCCGGTTCACGAAGCGGGGCACCAaggtgaaggtgctggagtaCGGCGCCGCCGTGGAGGTGGTGTTCCAGGACACGGACATCCTCGGCACGGAGAGCCACCCCATGCACCTGCACGGCTTCGGCTTCTATGTGGTGGGGCGAGGGTTCGGCAGCTTCAACGAGTACAAGGATCCGGCAACCTACAACTTGGTCGACCCGCCGCGCCAGAACACGGTGTCCGTGCCCAAGGCCGGCTGGGCCGCAATCCGCTTCCGCGCCGAAAATCCTG GGGTATGGTTCATGCATTGTCACTTTGATCGTCATATG